A single region of the Selenomonas sp. oral taxon 920 genome encodes:
- the nagB gene encoding glucosamine-6-phosphate deaminase, with amino-acid sequence MRIIYTDTYQKMSEEAAKVIAGQLWVKPDSVLGLATGSTPVELYQNLVWLHKTVGLDFAQATSFNLDEYVGLAEDDPQSYHRFMHENLFNHVNMRRDRIFFPNGMAADAAREAEDYEARIAAAGGIDMQLLGIGRNAHIGFNEPDDAFARTTHKVALKESTIEANARFFSSAAEVPREAMSMGIGTIFRARHIVLLASGAEKAEAVRDAVEGTITPRVPASILQLHPCVTLIVDHAAGALLSGKSEP; translated from the coding sequence ATGCGTATTATCTATACGGATACCTATCAAAAGATGAGTGAGGAGGCGGCGAAGGTCATCGCTGGGCAGCTCTGGGTGAAGCCGGACTCGGTGCTCGGGCTTGCGACGGGCAGCACACCGGTCGAGCTGTATCAGAATCTCGTCTGGCTGCACAAGACAGTCGGTCTTGATTTCGCGCAGGCGACCTCGTTCAATCTGGATGAATATGTCGGTCTCGCGGAGGACGATCCGCAGAGCTATCACCGCTTCATGCACGAGAATCTCTTCAACCATGTGAATATGCGGCGCGATCGGATCTTCTTTCCGAACGGCATGGCGGCGGATGCGGCGCGGGAGGCAGAGGACTATGAGGCACGGATTGCGGCGGCGGGCGGCATCGACATGCAGCTGCTCGGCATCGGACGCAACGCACATATCGGCTTTAACGAGCCGGATGATGCGTTCGCGCGGACGACGCACAAGGTTGCACTTAAGGAGAGTACGATCGAGGCAAATGCGCGGTTTTTTTCATCGGCGGCGGAGGTGCCGCGTGAGGCGATGAGCATGGGGATTGGCACGATCTTCCGCGCGCGGCACATCGTTTTGCTCGCGAGCGGTGCGGAGAAGGCGGAGGCGGTGCGCGATGCGGTGGAGGGAACGATCACGCCGCGCGTGCCTGCCTCCATCCTCCAGCTCCATCCGTGTGTGACCCTCATTGTCGATCATGCGGCGGGGGCACTTCTCTCCGGAAAGAGTGAGCCCTGA
- a CDS encoding protein-ADP-ribose hydrolase, which yields MSLALIQKLNAMLLAEMPEYRRQAAEVDENAAAQRSLLRALMNVRPPLPLTEEFVHLQDELLAAEREERGVVDVMALPSVSLDARIILWQGDITRLNSDAIVNAANSALLGCFIPCHRCIDNAIHSAAGLQLRAECAALMERQGYSEETGTAKITQGYNLPARHVIHTVGPIVSGALTDEHRELLASCYRSCLHLAAEHGLRSIAFCCISTGEFHFPNKEAAEIAVREVRAFLGTSTSIERVVFNVFKDEDRMIYERLLS from the coding sequence ATGTCCCTTGCTCTCATTCAAAAGCTGAATGCGATGCTCCTCGCCGAGATGCCGGAGTATCGCAGACAGGCGGCGGAGGTGGATGAGAATGCAGCGGCGCAGCGAAGTCTGCTGCGCGCATTGATGAATGTCCGTCCTCCCCTACCGCTCACGGAGGAGTTCGTGCACCTGCAGGATGAACTGCTCGCCGCCGAACGGGAGGAGCGAGGCGTTGTGGATGTTATGGCGCTCCCATCGGTGTCCTTGGATGCGCGTATCATCCTTTGGCAGGGGGACATTACGCGGCTCAATTCGGATGCCATCGTAAATGCGGCGAACTCCGCTCTGCTCGGCTGTTTTATTCCATGTCACCGCTGCATTGACAACGCGATTCACAGCGCGGCGGGTCTGCAGCTGCGCGCGGAATGCGCTGCACTCATGGAGCGCCAGGGATATTCGGAGGAGACGGGCACGGCGAAGATCACGCAGGGGTACAATCTCCCTGCGCGCCATGTCATCCACACGGTCGGACCGATCGTCAGCGGCGCCCTGACGGATGAACACAGGGAGCTCCTTGCCTCCTGCTATCGTTCCTGCCTGCATCTCGCAGCGGAGCATGGCCTCAGGAGCATCGCGTTCTGCTGCATCTCAACCGGAGAGTTTCATTTTCCAAACAAAGAAGCGGCTGAGATCGCCGTACGCGAGGTGCGCGCATTTCTCGGCACGTCCACATCCATTGAGCGCGTAGTATTCAACGTGTTCAAAGATGAGGATCGTATGATTTACGAAAGACTGCTGTCATGA
- a CDS encoding Sir2 silent information regulator family NAD-dependent deacetylase produces MKEAIEKLKDALASAECILIGAGAGLSAAAGYDYAGTRFLKYFSDFHERFGIEDIYSGGFYPFPSREIFWAWWSRSIYINRYAPMPESDIYPNLLRLTAGRDYFVLTTNVDHAFQRTGFDKERLFYTQGDYGLFQSSKPAVASAGRTYDNEESIRAMLAAQGFAFAEDGELLLPESGVPRMAIPTDLIPYCPHDGAEMTTNLRADERFVEDAGWHAAAGRYTDYLAQTEGRGTLLIELGVGMNTPGIIKYPFWRMTAERADVTFVSINKGMAYVPDAIAARSIVIDGDIAEVLREIV; encoded by the coding sequence ATGAAAGAAGCAATTGAGAAACTGAAAGATGCCCTCGCCTCTGCCGAATGCATTCTCATCGGTGCGGGTGCAGGATTATCGGCGGCGGCTGGCTACGACTATGCGGGCACACGCTTTCTTAAATATTTTTCGGATTTTCACGAACGCTTCGGGATCGAGGATATCTACAGCGGCGGCTTCTATCCGTTTCCGTCGCGTGAGATTTTCTGGGCGTGGTGGAGCAGGAGCATCTACATCAACCGCTACGCGCCGATGCCAGAGAGCGATATCTATCCGAACCTGCTCCGCCTCACTGCGGGGCGAGATTATTTCGTCCTCACGACGAATGTGGATCATGCCTTTCAGCGCACGGGATTTGACAAGGAGCGTCTCTTCTATACACAGGGGGACTATGGTCTGTTTCAGAGCAGCAAACCTGCGGTAGCATCGGCAGGAAGGACGTACGACAACGAGGAGAGTATACGTGCCATGCTCGCAGCGCAGGGCTTTGCCTTTGCGGAGGATGGGGAGCTCCTTCTACCCGAGAGCGGTGTGCCTCGGATGGCAATACCGACCGATCTCATTCCCTACTGCCCGCACGACGGCGCGGAGATGACAACGAACCTGCGTGCGGATGAGCGCTTTGTCGAGGATGCGGGCTGGCATGCGGCGGCGGGGCGCTATACGGACTACCTCGCGCAGACCGAGGGGAGAGGGACACTCCTCATCGAGCTCGGGGTCGGTATGAATACGCCGGGGATCATCAAGTACCCGTTCTGGCGTATGACGGCGGAGCGCGCGGATGTGACGTTCGTCTCGATCAATAAGGGAATGGCATATGTACCGGATGCGATCGCCGCGCGGAGCATCGTGATCGACGGGGATATCGCAGAGGTACTGCGGGAAATCGTATAA